A single genomic interval of Methanocalculus natronophilus harbors:
- a CDS encoding HEAT repeat domain-containing protein, with translation MTGEEEIRTLIRVVTEPDLEARRSAEEALAARGPAALPEIMAALSEANATTRWYLARALARMGTGAAQPAIDAIRESDDPEIRQYLTAALAAMGEAVIPFLIPALSDDDVHVRGAAALALCRIGDSAIPALKEATEGEDPFLRTCAELVLFRMGEEGIHSLFPDETR, from the coding sequence ATGACTGGTGAAGAAGAGATCCGCACACTGATACGGGTGGTGACTGAGCCTGATCTTGAGGCAAGGAGATCAGCTGAAGAGGCGCTTGCCGCCCGCGGGCCGGCAGCCCTTCCGGAGATTATGGCTGCCCTGAGCGAAGCGAATGCAACAACCCGGTGGTATCTTGCCCGTGCTCTTGCACGGATGGGTACTGGTGCGGCACAACCCGCAATCGATGCTATCCGGGAGTCTGATGATCCTGAAATCCGCCAGTATCTTACCGCAGCACTCGCGGCAATGGGTGAGGCGGTCATTCCATTTCTCATCCCGGCACTCTCAGATGATGATGTCCATGTCCGGGGAGCAGCTGCCCTTGCGCTCTGCAGAATTGGGGATTCTGCTATCCCTGCCCTGAAAGAGGCAACCGAAGGGGAAGATCCCTTCCTCAGGACCTGTGCGGAACTGGTGCTCTTCCGGATGGGTGAAGAGGGAATCCATTCACTCTTTCCCGATGAGACGAGGTAA
- a CDS encoding DUF432 domain-containing protein codes for MYGRYGYEFCIEKDDLSLCFSRDDDFLRYSRDLGGSKVERVIASESGTVIINPVEPLNLPDEVTRYLEIRFEPIEIEPGATRRVYLTFPIEIAVFVMKDDAYRCIDILSRVTPKYSLYGPTDSGVITRYHYSELFLRSPNPDPSLYGVVELDLMNTMKGWVEVSRVVFENYGMKIYYDTDLVSMSAGMKIIKQNVAYTAFENKPLRDGMQKSIELYYTRTVAGVEKPNYYEMLEGLV; via the coding sequence ATGTATGGGCGGTATGGATATGAATTTTGCATTGAGAAAGATGATCTCTCTCTCTGTTTTTCACGGGATGATGATTTTCTCAGGTATTCCCGGGACCTGGGCGGATCAAAGGTGGAACGGGTTATTGCATCGGAATCCGGTACAGTGATCATCAACCCGGTTGAGCCTTTGAACCTGCCCGATGAAGTGACCCGGTATCTTGAGATCCGGTTTGAGCCAATTGAGATCGAACCTGGGGCGACACGCCGGGTCTACCTCACCTTTCCAATAGAGATTGCAGTCTTTGTGATGAAGGATGATGCATACCGGTGCATCGATATCCTCTCACGGGTTACGCCGAAGTACTCCCTCTATGGACCAACTGATTCCGGTGTGATTACGAGGTACCACTACAGCGAGCTCTTCCTCAGATCCCCAAACCCTGATCCGAGTCTCTACGGGGTGGTTGAGCTGGATCTGATGAACACCATGAAGGGATGGGTTGAGGTCTCCCGCGTGGTCTTTGAGAACTATGGGATGAAGATCTATTATGATACCGACCTCGTCTCGATGAGTGCGGGGATGAAGATTATAAAGCAGAATGTTGCCTACACCGCATTTGAGAATAAACCGTTACGGGATGGAATGCAGAAGTCAATTGAACTCTACTACACCCGGACGGTTGCGGGTGTTGAGAAACCAAACTACTATGAAATGCTGGAGGGGCTGGTCTAG
- a CDS encoding mechanosensitive ion channel family protein, with amino-acid sequence MNGEEELPGPADGSVLDLLTRPLIGEITTLDILWIAIILIAGITIAQFVKIWLKRSLGDKVPASDLDLMTTIVTYLIYLVVILSILPHLHFDLTGLWVAGGIGAVAIAFATQNIVANFVSGIFLMFERPIKIGDTVIIGSTWATVQKIQLMSTIVRAFDGTYIRMPNAKLFTSDITNLVIHPARRFEYTIGIRYQDDADKAIRVIKDMIEKEPYALKSPGPAVYVDKLDDSSVNIVVRIWSPSLYWWGLRTELLWKLKVELEKNDIIVPFPQRELWFNNILKTDMKTIKGPPPLKEVPLQEAEKPDAGIGKSKPGETYDW; translated from the coding sequence ATGAATGGCGAAGAAGAACTTCCCGGTCCAGCTGACGGAAGTGTATTGGATCTGCTGACACGACCCCTGATCGGGGAGATCACAACGCTTGATATCCTCTGGATCGCTATCATTCTCATTGCCGGTATTACGATCGCCCAATTCGTCAAAATATGGCTGAAGAGGTCGCTTGGGGATAAGGTTCCGGCGTCAGATCTCGATCTGATGACCACCATCGTCACGTACCTGATCTACCTGGTGGTGATCCTGAGCATCCTGCCACACCTCCACTTTGATCTGACCGGTCTCTGGGTTGCGGGAGGTATCGGTGCAGTCGCAATTGCGTTTGCCACCCAGAATATCGTCGCGAACTTTGTTTCGGGGATCTTTTTGATGTTCGAGCGGCCGATCAAGATCGGAGATACCGTTATCATCGGTTCAACCTGGGCAACTGTACAGAAGATCCAGCTTATGTCGACGATCGTCAGGGCATTTGACGGCACCTATATCCGGATGCCAAATGCGAAACTCTTCACAAGTGACATCACCAACCTGGTGATCCACCCGGCACGCCGGTTTGAGTATACTATCGGGATCCGGTACCAGGATGATGCAGACAAGGCGATCAGGGTTATCAAGGATATGATCGAAAAAGAGCCGTATGCATTGAAGAGCCCGGGACCGGCTGTCTATGTGGATAAGCTTGATGATTCAAGTGTCAATATTGTCGTCAGGATATGGTCTCCATCACTCTACTGGTGGGGCTTACGGACAGAACTCCTCTGGAAACTGAAGGTTGAGCTTGAGAAGAATGATATCATCGTACCCTTCCCGCAGAGAGAGCTCTGGTTCAATAATATCTTAAAGACTGATATGAAAACCATTAAGGGTCCGCCCCCCTTGAAGGAGGTGCCCCTCCAGGAGGCGGAGAAGCCCGATGCAGGGATTGGAAAATCAAAACCGGGAGAGACATATGACTGGTGA